The Paucidesulfovibrio gracilis DSM 16080 genome contains a region encoding:
- a CDS encoding MinD/ParA family protein, producing MINPNKTLSLAIMSGKGGVGKTSISLNLGYALYQAGLKTLLMDCDLGLANLDVLLGLAPEKNLQDLLKQDTKTADVAVAVEQNGLDVLPAASGVPELVDMDEDMQNVLLEKIVQLAGKYHALILDLGAGISRTVMTFAAMSQLRVIVVTPEPTSLTDGYAVIKVLATEHKVKDFLVLVNRVESKSEGDKTFNRLAEACRAFLNIEIQKLGHIREDRQVGEAVRRQKALLALSPSSPSAQDIVTLSNRLKRYRSDNADAISRRPVLRQFSTLNSDF from the coding sequence ATGATCAATCCAAACAAAACATTGAGCCTAGCCATCATGAGCGGCAAAGGCGGAGTCGGCAAGACCAGTATTTCGCTGAATCTCGGATACGCATTATACCAAGCGGGCCTGAAAACGTTGCTCATGGACTGCGATCTGGGCTTGGCCAACCTTGACGTACTGCTGGGCTTGGCGCCTGAAAAAAATCTTCAGGATCTACTCAAGCAGGACACAAAGACCGCCGATGTCGCTGTTGCCGTGGAACAAAACGGTCTGGACGTTCTCCCCGCAGCCAGCGGTGTACCGGAATTGGTGGACATGGACGAGGACATGCAAAACGTGCTGCTGGAAAAAATTGTGCAGCTTGCCGGGAAATACCATGCTTTGATTCTCGACCTGGGTGCGGGCATCAGCCGCACAGTAATGACATTTGCGGCCATGTCCCAGTTGCGGGTCATCGTTGTGACTCCGGAGCCTACCTCGCTTACAGACGGTTACGCCGTCATCAAGGTGCTGGCCACGGAACACAAGGTTAAAGACTTCCTGGTGCTCGTGAACAGAGTGGAATCCAAAAGCGAAGGTGACAAAACCTTCAACCGCCTGGCAGAGGCCTGCCGGGCATTCTTGAATATTGAAATTCAAAAATTAGGCCACATTCGGGAAGATCGCCAGGTCGGCGAAGCCGTTCGACGGCAAAAGGCACTGTTGGCCTTGTCTCCTTCTTCCCCTTCAGCACAGGACATTGTCACGCTCAGCAACCGTCTGAAACGATATCGATCCGATAATGCAGACGCCATTTCGCGCCGCCCCGTATTAAGACAATTTTCCACGCTGAACTCCGACTTTTGA
- the lnt gene encoding apolipoprotein N-acyltransferase, which translates to MPLLCLLAVVGALLGYPNPWFHFPPAILLFPLSLGLIAFRAGSPIRAFGWTYLTGVLAHCACLYWVAGPVAEYGGLPWWLALPCPIGVSLVMGLYNGVFGWAMHRGARRLSPIFLCLFGGSLWAALEQTGAWFLSGFPWVTLSTAFADWPLLIQPAALIGAYGLSGLFAATGLALALWNTARSPRILLLFVAIFVVGFGAYRMAGFTQSGTGKTIALIQGNIDQGHKWQAPYQISTVKKYLDLSQKALLESSSSEGTTKSADLVVWPETAMPFYFQDAGVYGSQVVEFVNHKNVPLLLGSPAYRSNTDGSYTFFNRAFLLTPNASTMQWYDKVHLVPFGEYVPLKDWLPFDKLTQEAGDYQPGTRLAPLKTDGMHLGVLICYEAIFPGLAQDRVSHGADILINISNDAWFGRSSAPWQHLAQTQMRAVEQGRWIARGTNTGITAFIDPLGRIPARTSLFSDQILTWTVKPVQVTTMYHKIYAWLYWGIYAFSGLLLVWIALSPAIRRS; encoded by the coding sequence GTGCCGCTTCTTTGTCTTCTCGCCGTTGTGGGCGCTCTGCTGGGATACCCCAATCCCTGGTTCCACTTTCCTCCGGCAATTTTGTTATTTCCACTTTCCCTCGGGCTGATCGCCTTTCGGGCAGGAAGTCCGATTCGGGCTTTTGGTTGGACATATCTGACAGGCGTGCTGGCACATTGCGCTTGTCTTTACTGGGTAGCCGGTCCCGTGGCCGAATACGGCGGACTCCCTTGGTGGCTGGCCCTGCCCTGCCCCATCGGCGTTTCCCTGGTTATGGGATTATATAACGGTGTGTTCGGCTGGGCCATGCATCGCGGAGCCAGACGGCTTTCGCCGATATTTCTTTGTTTGTTCGGGGGGAGCCTCTGGGCCGCCCTGGAACAAACCGGAGCCTGGTTCCTCAGCGGGTTTCCGTGGGTCACGCTTTCCACGGCTTTTGCGGACTGGCCCCTGCTGATTCAACCGGCCGCCCTGATCGGTGCATATGGACTTTCCGGCCTGTTTGCCGCCACTGGGCTGGCTCTGGCTCTTTGGAATACAGCTCGCTCCCCCAGGATTCTGTTGCTTTTTGTTGCAATCTTTGTCGTGGGGTTCGGAGCGTACCGTATGGCCGGATTCACCCAATCCGGCACAGGCAAAACCATCGCCTTGATCCAGGGCAACATTGATCAAGGCCATAAGTGGCAAGCTCCCTACCAGATAAGCACCGTTAAAAAATATCTCGACCTGAGCCAAAAGGCGTTGCTCGAAAGCTCCTCCTCTGAGGGGACCACAAAATCCGCGGATCTGGTGGTCTGGCCGGAAACCGCCATGCCGTTCTACTTTCAAGATGCAGGGGTATACGGGTCACAAGTTGTCGAATTTGTGAATCATAAAAACGTTCCATTGCTTCTTGGCAGCCCGGCCTACCGATCCAATACCGATGGATCCTATACTTTTTTCAACCGGGCTTTTCTACTGACGCCCAACGCTTCCACCATGCAATGGTACGATAAAGTCCATTTGGTCCCCTTTGGAGAATATGTCCCTCTTAAGGACTGGCTCCCATTCGACAAGCTGACCCAAGAAGCCGGAGACTATCAACCGGGTACACGGCTGGCCCCCCTGAAGACTGACGGAATGCATCTGGGCGTTTTGATCTGTTATGAAGCCATCTTCCCCGGCCTAGCGCAAGACCGCGTTTCCCATGGCGCTGACATACTGATAAACATCAGTAACGACGCATGGTTTGGAAGATCTTCCGCCCCTTGGCAGCATCTTGCCCAGACTCAAATGCGCGCCGTGGAACAGGGCCGTTGGATCGCACGTGGGACAAACACCGGCATCACAGCCTTTATTGATCCTCTGGGACGAATTCCTGCTCGTACTTCACTCTTTTCGGATCAAATCTTGACCTGGACGGTCAAACCTGTTCAGGTGACAACAATGTACCATAAGATCTATGCTTGGCTGTATTGGGGCATCTATGCGTTTTCCGGACTCCTGTTGGTCTGGATCGCCCTCAGCCCGGCCATCCGCCGTTCTTAA
- a CDS encoding HD-GYP domain-containing protein produces the protein MVNWDLEKANTVLVVEDSRFQRKTLVRQLKGWDFDILEASNGKEGLEQFERHSPKLVITDLEMPVMDGFDVIRSIRKYELNYTYIIVLTALADKENLVKALEVGADDFIIKPVNLEELKVRLGAAERIFRLQSQDKLIFALAQLADCRSEETGNHLRRVKICTRLLCEDLAHNGFDVLTSARIGTIESMSVLHDIGKVAIPDSVLNKPGKYTKLEFRIMKKHTEVGGQLLEDIYQETGSEQLRVAKDIVMHHHEKWDGTGYPHQLKGEEIPLSARIVSLADVFDALGSERCYKPSFSREKCHDIIVSERGRHFDPDVVDAFLRQEDELWVVLQQLRDSFDGCESEEIA, from the coding sequence TTGGTTAACTGGGATCTGGAAAAAGCCAATACGGTCCTCGTTGTTGAGGATTCGCGCTTTCAGCGAAAGACCTTGGTTCGCCAACTCAAGGGGTGGGATTTCGACATCCTTGAAGCTTCCAACGGTAAAGAAGGATTGGAGCAGTTTGAGCGTCATTCGCCTAAACTGGTTATTACCGATCTGGAAATGCCGGTGATGGATGGCTTTGACGTGATCCGGTCCATTCGGAAATATGAGCTGAATTATACCTACATAATTGTTTTGACTGCCCTTGCCGACAAGGAAAATCTCGTGAAGGCCTTGGAGGTCGGCGCGGATGACTTTATCATCAAGCCTGTCAACCTTGAGGAATTAAAGGTACGGCTTGGGGCGGCAGAACGAATCTTTCGTTTACAAAGCCAGGATAAATTGATTTTTGCTTTGGCGCAGCTTGCGGACTGCCGAAGTGAGGAAACCGGGAACCACCTGCGTCGCGTCAAAATTTGTACGCGTCTCTTGTGTGAGGATCTGGCGCACAATGGTTTCGATGTTCTCACCTCCGCCAGGATCGGAACTATCGAATCCATGTCTGTTCTGCATGATATTGGCAAAGTTGCCATTCCTGACAGTGTGCTGAATAAGCCGGGCAAGTACACGAAGCTCGAATTCAGAATCATGAAAAAGCACACGGAGGTCGGGGGCCAGCTTCTGGAGGACATTTACCAGGAGACAGGTTCAGAGCAATTGCGTGTGGCCAAAGACATCGTGATGCACCATCATGAAAAATGGGATGGAACCGGCTATCCGCATCAGCTGAAAGGGGAGGAGATTCCTCTTTCCGCACGGATTGTAAGCCTGGCTGATGTATTCGATGCGCTGGGCAGTGAACGTTGCTATAAGCCGTCTTTTTCTCGAGAAAAATGCCACGACATCATCGTTAGCGAGCGTGGTCGCCATTTTGACCCAGATGTGGTTGACGCCTTTTTACGCCAAGAGGATGAGCTGTGGGTTGTGCTGCAACAACTGCGTGACTCGTTTGACGGGTGCGAATCTGAAGAAATCGCGTAA
- a CDS encoding hemolysin family protein, producing MDEGSDSRFWSKMRSLFRSNGHDLEEQILDAQDGGSLKREDASMLLNVLDLNDTTASDIMVPRTDIICADADCSLRHIAKSIVDSGHSRIPIYEETRDRMLGVIHAKDLLSSLLQHDKEDTPVRNLLRDLLFVPEMTNVKYLLATMRSRRTHMAIVVDEYGGTAGLVTLEDVLEEIVGDIEDEYDVLRPDDIQVMENDILLVSGRSTLEELNERFQLDVTSEQVDTLGGYLSEIAGRIPTPGDFFTLGERRYTVKDADAKQIKTILVEPLAPQEEEQQG from the coding sequence TTGGACGAAGGATCGGACAGTCGATTCTGGTCGAAAATGCGTAGTTTATTCAGAAGCAACGGCCACGACTTGGAAGAACAAATTCTCGACGCGCAGGATGGCGGCTCGCTGAAACGCGAAGACGCTTCCATGCTTCTGAATGTCTTGGACCTCAACGATACCACGGCTTCCGACATCATGGTGCCGCGAACCGATATCATCTGTGCGGATGCGGACTGTTCTCTTCGGCACATTGCGAAGTCTATCGTGGATAGCGGACATTCCCGCATTCCCATCTATGAGGAAACCCGGGACAGGATGCTTGGTGTGATTCATGCCAAGGATCTGCTCAGCTCCCTACTTCAGCACGACAAAGAGGACACGCCGGTTCGCAACTTGCTTCGCGACCTGTTGTTCGTGCCGGAAATGACCAACGTAAAATACCTCCTTGCCACCATGCGTTCCCGGCGGACGCACATGGCCATCGTAGTGGATGAATATGGCGGCACGGCCGGTCTTGTTACCCTGGAAGATGTTCTTGAAGAAATCGTCGGCGACATTGAAGACGAGTATGATGTGTTGCGCCCGGACGATATTCAGGTAATGGAAAACGACATTCTGCTGGTATCCGGTCGAAGCACGCTGGAGGAACTTAATGAACGATTCCAGCTTGACGTCACCTCCGAACAGGTTGACACTTTGGGTGGTTATCTCAGTGAAATTGCAGGTCGAATCCCTACACCAGGCGATTTTTTCACACTTGGTGAGCGTCGCTACACGGTAAAAGACGCCGACGCCAAACAGATCAAGACCATTCTTGTCGAGCCGTTGGCCCCGCAGGAAGAAGAACAACAAGGATAA
- the dapA gene encoding 4-hydroxy-tetrahydrodipicolinate synthase, with protein MNFNGAFTALVTPFRDGAIDEDAYRNLIEWQIEQGIDGVVPCGTTGEAATMTHEEQGRVIRICVEQVKGRIPVIAGAGSNNTKEAIQLTQLAKDAGADATLQITPYYNKPTPGGIVAHFKAIAAECSIPMVLYNVPGRTGLNCLPATVAAVAKEVPEVKAVKEATGNLRQGAEVRELCGPDFALLSGDDFTVLPLLSVGGNGVISVVSNIAPKLMSDMCRAYREQDTAKALELSLKLAPLNRAMFLETNPIPVKTSLTYMGVTERTEFRLPLVPLLAENREPLQRVLKDAGLMS; from the coding sequence ATGAATTTCAACGGCGCGTTCACCGCTTTGGTTACGCCTTTCAGAGACGGAGCCATTGACGAAGACGCCTACCGGAACCTCATCGAATGGCAAATCGAACAAGGCATTGACGGCGTTGTCCCTTGCGGAACAACCGGAGAAGCCGCAACCATGACTCACGAAGAACAGGGCCGGGTCATCCGCATTTGTGTGGAACAGGTCAAAGGCCGTATTCCCGTGATTGCCGGTGCCGGTTCCAACAACACCAAAGAAGCCATCCAGCTGACCCAGCTCGCCAAAGATGCAGGTGCGGACGCAACGCTGCAGATTACGCCCTATTACAATAAACCGACCCCCGGCGGTATCGTTGCTCATTTCAAAGCCATTGCTGCGGAATGCTCCATTCCCATGGTGCTTTATAATGTGCCAGGGCGCACGGGCCTGAACTGCCTGCCTGCCACGGTTGCAGCAGTCGCCAAGGAAGTACCTGAGGTGAAGGCCGTCAAAGAAGCCACAGGCAATCTCCGCCAGGGAGCGGAAGTCCGGGAACTGTGCGGTCCTGATTTCGCCTTGCTTTCCGGCGACGACTTTACGGTACTCCCTTTGCTTTCCGTGGGGGGCAATGGTGTCATCTCGGTCGTTTCCAATATTGCGCCAAAGCTTATGAGCGATATGTGCCGGGCATACCGTGAACAGGATACGGCCAAGGCTCTTGAGCTGAGCCTCAAACTGGCCCCCTTGAACCGAGCCATGTTCCTGGAAACCAACCCGATCCCGGTCAAAACGTCGCTCACCTACATGGGAGTTACGGAACGGACGGAATTTCGGTTACCCCTGGTTCCCCTGTTGGCGGAAAACCGTGAACCCTTGCAACGCGTCTTGAAGGATGCCGGTTTGATGTCCTAA
- a CDS encoding manganese-dependent inorganic pyrophosphatase gives MAILVCGHKNPDTDTVASAIAAADLYSKRGMEAKAVTQGEIAPESVFVLEKFGFKAPEIVSDATDQKVILVDHTDISQTMDNLDKGELLAVVDHHKLGDVTTPNPLEMWVWPVGCTGTVLKSMYDFYGIEIPSNIAGILLCAILSDTVMFKSVTCTEQDKKAVEALAKIAGVDDVQALGMEMFKVKSAVDGASANELVFRDYKDFDMSGNKVGIGQLEVVDLSMLDAHKEGLQAEIEKVKADGRHSVFLLLTDIMKEGSEMLIASDDISVVEKAFGVKPDGSSVWLEGVMSRKKQVAPNFIKAFEG, from the coding sequence ATGGCTATTCTCGTTTGTGGGCACAAAAACCCGGACACCGATACCGTTGCTTCCGCTATTGCCGCTGCTGACTTGTATTCCAAGCGTGGCATGGAAGCCAAGGCCGTGACGCAGGGCGAGATCGCTCCTGAGAGCGTCTTTGTTCTGGAAAAGTTTGGCTTCAAGGCTCCGGAGATTGTGAGCGATGCCACCGATCAGAAAGTGATCCTGGTTGACCACACCGACATTTCTCAGACCATGGACAACCTGGACAAGGGCGAACTGCTGGCCGTTGTTGACCACCACAAGCTCGGCGATGTGACCACTCCCAATCCTCTTGAGATGTGGGTCTGGCCTGTGGGTTGCACCGGCACCGTGCTGAAGTCCATGTACGATTTCTACGGCATTGAGATTCCCTCCAATATCGCCGGTATCCTGCTGTGTGCCATTTTGTCTGACACGGTTATGTTCAAGTCCGTGACCTGCACGGAACAGGACAAGAAGGCCGTGGAAGCCCTGGCCAAGATTGCCGGTGTGGACGATGTTCAGGCTCTGGGTATGGAGATGTTCAAGGTCAAGTCCGCTGTTGACGGCGCTTCCGCCAACGAGCTGGTTTTCCGTGACTACAAGGATTTCGACATGTCCGGCAACAAGGTCGGCATCGGCCAGCTGGAAGTCGTGGATCTTTCCATGCTCGACGCGCACAAGGAAGGCTTGCAGGCCGAGATCGAAAAGGTCAAGGCTGACGGTCGTCATTCCGTGTTCCTGCTGCTTACGGATATCATGAAGGAAGGCTCCGAGATGCTCATCGCTTCCGATGACATCTCCGTGGTCGAAAAGGCCTTCGGCGTGAAGCCCGATGGTTCCTCCGTGTGGCTGGAAGGCGTGATGAGCCGTAAAAAGCAGGTCGCCCCGAACTTTATTAAGGCGTTCGAAGGTTAA
- a CDS encoding HU family DNA-binding protein, protein MNKSELIKALAEQKKLHVDESTKIVSAFVDSIKEALVRGDRVEIRGFGSFKIKDYEGYVGRNPKTGDVVHVQPKKLPFFRPGKELKEFINS, encoded by the coding sequence ATGAACAAAAGCGAACTTATTAAGGCCCTGGCCGAGCAAAAAAAGCTCCACGTGGACGAATCCACCAAAATCGTCAGCGCATTCGTTGATTCCATCAAGGAAGCCCTGGTGCGAGGCGATCGGGTGGAAATCCGCGGATTCGGCAGCTTCAAAATCAAGGACTATGAAGGGTACGTGGGCCGCAATCCCAAGACCGGCGATGTCGTCCACGTTCAGCCCAAAAAGTTGCCCTTTTTCAGGCCGGGTAAGGAACTCAAGGAATTTATCAACAGCTAA
- a CDS encoding GGDEF domain-containing protein: MPMPENKKHPEPLSSERPNVTETALEQELISELSRLRDEICALSHVPCERMDPRTNLGVFRLFNGISLQQWRSVAQRLEARGWLSLPMDRDVYPHLTILQESLEELTYQTEHDPLTGIANRRAFDRVLDLELERAQRAESTISLAVLDLDDFKQINDRHGHAAGDAVLVHLARILANNKRRYDLAARIGGEEFALLLPGIGQVKSARVVDRIRENLAAHPFQSKDGDSFRVTCSAGVASFRGTTEISPTDFYSLADKALYQAKSLGKNRTDLAPMPDVERAARPSLVRASEKRFLFTGKP; this comes from the coding sequence ATGCCCATGCCGGAAAACAAAAAGCATCCTGAACCATTGTCTTCAGAGCGTCCGAATGTGACCGAAACAGCCCTGGAACAAGAGCTGATCAGCGAACTTTCGCGCTTACGGGACGAGATTTGTGCCCTCTCACATGTACCGTGTGAACGCATGGACCCAAGAACCAACCTCGGAGTCTTCCGTCTGTTCAACGGCATCAGTCTCCAGCAATGGCGATCCGTTGCTCAACGACTGGAAGCCCGAGGATGGCTTTCCCTGCCCATGGATCGTGACGTTTATCCTCACTTGACCATTCTTCAGGAAAGTCTGGAGGAACTTACATACCAGACCGAACACGATCCTCTCACCGGGATTGCCAACCGACGTGCTTTTGACCGTGTACTCGATCTGGAATTGGAACGGGCGCAACGGGCAGAATCGACCATCAGCCTGGCGGTGCTTGATCTTGATGATTTCAAACAGATCAACGACAGACACGGTCATGCCGCCGGGGATGCCGTGCTTGTTCATTTGGCACGCATTCTGGCCAACAACAAACGCCGCTATGACCTAGCGGCACGCATCGGCGGGGAAGAGTTCGCCCTTCTTCTTCCCGGGATTGGGCAGGTCAAAAGCGCCCGTGTCGTGGACCGCATTCGGGAGAACCTGGCAGCCCACCCATTCCAATCCAAAGATGGGGACTCCTTCCGTGTAACCTGTTCGGCCGGTGTCGCCAGTTTTCGTGGAACAACCGAAATCAGCCCCACGGATTTTTATTCTCTGGCAGACAAGGCACTGTATCAGGCAAAATCCCTTGGAAAAAATCGAACCGATCTGGCTCCCATGCCCGATGTCGAGCGGGCCGCTCGGCCGTCGCTAGTTCGCGCTAGCGAAAAACGTTTTCTCTTCACCGGCAAACCATAG
- a CDS encoding PTS sugar transporter subunit IIC has protein sequence MVCVHRFFFALFSLFRFSFSIGLLERPLCIGLFWAVCSGEYAVSLSVAIFFELAWLDMIPAGTYLPPHVGAAVFTALSLSTWHGLNQPEQVVLALAAGIPMAWLGKKVETLLRSAQGRCHEKAQAWAGGPSNTPFPERLIYHTMLRSFLVSWIFFLGTLLLVNPVFEQCLHVARSIPPGIHLSWPQLWLAASLGGLLALRVQRAYALFFTGTAVVALAIFSQSL, from the coding sequence CTGGTTTGCGTTCATCGGTTTTTTTTTGCGCTCTTTTCTCTCTTTCGTTTTTCCTTCAGTATAGGCCTGCTTGAGCGTCCTCTTTGCATTGGCTTGTTCTGGGCGGTCTGTAGCGGGGAATACGCGGTCAGCCTTTCCGTTGCCATCTTTTTTGAGCTGGCTTGGTTGGATATGATCCCTGCCGGAACATACCTTCCGCCACACGTGGGGGCTGCCGTGTTTACGGCATTATCACTCAGCACATGGCATGGGTTGAACCAGCCGGAACAGGTGGTGTTGGCTTTGGCGGCAGGCATTCCCATGGCCTGGCTGGGAAAAAAAGTCGAGACCTTGTTACGCTCGGCACAAGGTCGATGCCATGAAAAAGCCCAGGCCTGGGCTGGTGGCCCTTCGAACACACCTTTTCCGGAACGACTCATCTATCACACCATGCTGCGCTCCTTTCTGGTGTCATGGATCTTTTTTCTTGGAACTCTCTTGTTGGTAAACCCTGTTTTTGAACAATGTCTGCATGTTGCGAGGTCAATTCCTCCTGGAATCCACCTCAGCTGGCCACAACTCTGGCTCGCAGCGAGTCTTGGGGGACTGCTTGCGTTGCGGGTGCAGCGGGCTTATGCCTTGTTCTTTACCGGCACTGCCGTCGTTGCTCTTGCAATATTCTCTCAATCTCTGTGA
- the prfB gene encoding peptide chain release factor 2 (programmed frameshift) has product MHQFSELKSKALDLLKQFNSLWGRLDYSDLRDRLAAIEQQLSAPDAWDQPEKLTPVLREKSQLEHRIAIYDKLFADKEDVEVWLELAGEDEDSLDDLFRSLTTFEKNLESTEMATLLSGEQDGSNAILEIHPGAGGVESQDWAEMLVRMYSRWAEDRGFSLKLLDMQHADEAGIKSATLQIEGPYAYGYLHGEAGIHRLIRISPFDASGRRHTSFASVDVYPDVDEDIEIEVREEDLRVDVYRASGPGGQHVNKTNSAVRITHLPTNIVVQCQNEKSQLRNRQTAMKLLKARLYEREMKIREESQRVDYASKEAINFGSQIRTYTLQPYRLVKDHRSNTEDGNVDAVLDGALDRLMRSYLLYAHAGKQKAS; this is encoded by the exons ATGCACCAATTTTCCGAACTCAAAAGCAAGGCTCTTGACCTCCTGAAGCAATTTAATTCCCTTTGGGGGCGTCTT GACTATTCTGACCTTAGGGACCGCCTGGCGGCCATAGAACAACAGCTTTCCGCACCGGATGCCTGGGACCAACCCGAGAAACTCACCCCGGTGCTTCGTGAAAAAAGCCAGCTTGAACATCGCATCGCCATCTATGACAAGCTTTTTGCCGATAAAGAAGACGTGGAAGTTTGGTTGGAACTCGCCGGCGAAGACGAAGACTCCCTGGACGATTTGTTCCGTAGCCTGACAACCTTCGAAAAAAATCTGGAGTCCACGGAAATGGCTACGTTGCTATCCGGGGAGCAGGACGGCAGCAACGCCATTCTGGAGATTCATCCAGGTGCCGGGGGAGTCGAATCTCAGGATTGGGCAGAGATGTTGGTCCGCATGTACTCCCGATGGGCTGAGGATCGCGGTTTTTCACTCAAGCTGCTGGATATGCAGCATGCGGATGAAGCTGGCATTAAAAGCGCGACACTTCAGATCGAGGGACCGTATGCCTACGGGTATCTTCACGGCGAAGCGGGCATCCACCGCCTGATCCGCATTTCGCCCTTTGACGCCTCCGGCAGACGACACACGTCCTTTGCGTCCGTGGATGTTTATCCCGACGTAGACGAGGATATCGAGATTGAAGTTCGCGAGGAAGATCTCCGGGTGGACGTCTATCGCGCCAGCGGTCCCGGGGGCCAGCATGTGAACAAGACCAACTCGGCGGTACGCATCACGCACCTGCCCACAAATATCGTGGTGCAATGTCAGAATGAAAAATCTCAACTGCGCAACCGGCAGACAGCCATGAAGCTGCTCAAGGCCCGGCTGTACGAACGGGAAATGAAAATCCGGGAAGAATCGCAACGCGTGGACTATGCAAGCAAGGAGGCCATCAACTTCGGGAGCCAAATCCGTACCTATACCTTGCAGCCCTATCGATTGGTCAAAGACCACCGCAGCAACACCGAAGACGGCAACGTCGATGCCGTGCTGGATGGTGCCCTGGATCGTCTCATGCGGAGCTATCTGCTGTATGCCCATGCCGGAAAACAAAAAGCATCCTGA
- a CDS encoding UshA-like (seleno)protein family 2 — protein MRVRFFWLLVALLFAASNSSFAADNSRLTLLYTANTYGAVRPCPTUGGRTVGGVARRATFFSRVRESLPSKQPFLVLGGGYEFGRQALGSKDYETLKNLQESYALLGYDLGLLTGFELKEFGDNGLEPPTAWRHPGSVSVVPLTANGVNVAVLLLPELPSGTQTPPERLVRQIETVLSKEREQADIIVALSPWGLWVERAYLESGADTPDLLLGSGPGVEVPGVIVAQGKTFWLRPYAKGKTVARIDILQLPSGEEDFTWTENGNIRFETPALTDSYIEDTNILSVLMGAGAE, from the coding sequence ATGCGCGTACGATTCTTCTGGTTGCTGGTTGCGTTGCTGTTCGCAGCCAGCAATTCTTCTTTCGCCGCTGACAACAGCCGACTCACGCTGCTCTACACCGCGAACACCTACGGGGCGGTTCGTCCCTGTCCTACGTGAGGAGGACGCACTGTTGGTGGTGTGGCCCGGCGGGCCACCTTTTTTTCCCGTGTGCGAGAGTCCCTGCCCTCGAAACAACCGTTCCTTGTTCTTGGCGGCGGCTATGAATTCGGTCGCCAGGCTCTCGGCAGCAAGGATTATGAAACGCTTAAAAACTTGCAGGAATCCTATGCCCTTCTCGGTTACGATCTGGGGTTGCTTACAGGATTTGAACTCAAGGAATTTGGCGACAACGGTCTTGAACCTCCCACAGCCTGGCGGCACCCCGGAAGCGTAAGTGTTGTGCCGCTTACCGCCAATGGCGTCAACGTGGCGGTGTTGCTGCTGCCCGAGCTTCCTTCGGGAACACAGACCCCACCAGAACGGCTTGTACGGCAAATCGAGACCGTTCTCTCCAAAGAGCGTGAACAAGCTGACATAATAGTGGCTCTCTCTCCATGGGGGCTTTGGGTGGAACGTGCGTACCTGGAATCCGGCGCAGACACCCCGGACCTGTTGCTCGGGAGCGGACCTGGCGTGGAAGTACCTGGAGTAATTGTTGCTCAGGGGAAAACCTTCTGGCTTCGTCCATATGCAAAAGGAAAAACCGTAGCCCGAATTGATATCCTGCAACTCCCTTCGGGAGAAGAGGATTTCACGTGGACGGAAAACGGTAATATTCGCTTTGAAACGCCCGCATTGACTGACAGTTATATTGAGGATACCAATATTCTTTCCGTGCTCATGGGAGCCGGAGCCGAATAA
- a CDS encoding PTS sugar transporter subunit IIB translates to MNWVRVDNRLVHGQVVETWLPYVGAKGIIVANDDVSDDPLTQEIMSLAIPQSMSTSFVSINDLLHLQEIALWSSAQGAALVLFSNCEDARRAYEIGFRFQSINIGNIHYAPGKRQLSPSVAVNDSEEECLRFFADREVKLDFRCVPNDPVQVRF, encoded by the coding sequence GTGAACTGGGTTCGAGTGGATAACCGACTGGTTCACGGCCAAGTCGTGGAAACGTGGCTTCCTTATGTCGGGGCAAAGGGGATTATTGTCGCAAACGATGACGTTTCGGACGACCCTTTGACACAGGAAATTATGTCTCTTGCCATTCCCCAGTCCATGTCGACCTCTTTTGTGTCGATTAATGACCTGCTGCATTTGCAGGAAATTGCGCTATGGTCATCTGCCCAGGGCGCGGCCCTTGTGCTTTTTTCCAATTGTGAGGACGCACGCCGTGCCTATGAAATCGGATTCAGATTTCAATCCATCAATATCGGCAATATTCACTATGCTCCTGGAAAACGGCAACTTTCTCCCAGTGTCGCTGTGAACGACAGTGAGGAGGAATGTCTGCGCTTTTTTGCTGACAGAGAAGTCAAACTTGATTTTCGTTGTGTCCCCAATGATCCCGTACAGGTGAGGTTCTGA